A portion of the Calothrix sp. 336/3 genome contains these proteins:
- a CDS encoding DUF3352 domain-containing protein: MKQNLLLHLVKVSFCVFLITCLNGCSNALSSASLKVLGNAGTGRQPEAAIFVSKQAPVMASLLVDGKKLSNLVKDTELAKIKSSIFGNISLDYNQDIRPWLGNEITLAVTTPDIDGDGKNGKQPGYLVALATKKPEKSREFVDLLFSKRTLAGTNLTTEEYEGIKILYDFPQVAIKEKLTNTQPPIQNHLAGAAIGDDFILLANDHRVLREAINNVQAPDTNLTSSSKYQKVIQELPKGGLGVAFLNLPMVANWQGLKLSTPTYNQELISLAIPGKGVLAETTLLAAGESLPNLAPLEKPVGALQYIPSFASMVFAGKDLSNLTNSNLAQFGQQIATVVSGNSSEAGLFKPLREWEKSLGINLSQDIFPWVKGEYALGLFTHGIKNSPDWILVAEKSPETAESVSHLDEIAKEKGLSLNTIALGKQEVSTWTKLTAEKKTNSSKGYNLSAQVYGIHTSQGNYDILASSLDVIDAVINPQEKSLLDNRNFQNSVAAIPQINQGYAYLDWQDSRDILESQIPILKLVEVLEKPFFQNLRSLTISSYGNQANTLKGGIFLQLDGL; encoded by the coding sequence ATGAAACAAAACTTATTGTTACATTTAGTAAAAGTTAGCTTCTGTGTATTCCTAATTACTTGTCTCAATGGTTGCAGTAACGCCCTCAGTAGTGCATCTTTGAAAGTCCTGGGGAATGCTGGAACTGGTAGACAACCCGAAGCTGCTATTTTTGTGTCTAAGCAAGCACCAGTCATGGCATCTTTACTTGTAGACGGAAAGAAACTATCCAATTTAGTTAAAGATACAGAATTAGCAAAAATTAAATCCAGTATATTTGGTAACATATCCCTGGATTACAATCAGGATATTCGCCCTTGGCTGGGGAATGAAATCACCCTAGCGGTAACGACTCCAGACATTGATGGTGATGGGAAAAATGGCAAACAACCCGGTTATCTTGTAGCTTTGGCGACTAAGAAGCCAGAAAAAAGCCGCGAGTTTGTGGATTTACTCTTCTCTAAACGTACCCTTGCGGGGACAAATTTAACTACGGAAGAGTATGAAGGTATTAAAATACTTTACGATTTTCCCCAGGTAGCTATCAAGGAAAAGCTGACTAATACCCAACCACCGATACAGAATCATCTTGCAGGTGCGGCGATCGGTGACGATTTTATTTTGCTTGCTAATGATCACCGAGTTTTGCGGGAAGCGATTAATAATGTGCAAGCTCCGGATACGAATTTAACTAGTTCTTCCAAATACCAAAAAGTTATCCAGGAATTACCCAAGGGTGGATTAGGTGTAGCTTTTTTGAATTTACCTATGGTGGCGAATTGGCAGGGTTTAAAATTATCAACCCCTACCTATAATCAGGAATTAATTTCTCTTGCTATTCCGGGTAAAGGTGTCTTAGCAGAAACTACTTTACTAGCAGCAGGGGAGAGTCTACCAAATTTAGCACCATTAGAGAAACCTGTGGGAGCTTTGCAGTATATTCCTAGCTTTGCCAGCATGGTATTTGCTGGTAAGGATTTGAGTAATTTAACTAATAGTAATTTGGCACAGTTTGGTCAACAAATTGCCACGGTGGTTTCTGGTAATTCTTCTGAGGCTGGATTATTCAAACCTTTAAGAGAGTGGGAAAAAAGTTTGGGAATTAATTTATCCCAGGATATCTTTCCTTGGGTGAAGGGTGAATATGCTTTGGGATTATTTACCCATGGCATTAAAAATTCTCCTGATTGGATTTTAGTGGCGGAAAAATCACCAGAGACTGCGGAATCGGTGAGTCATTTAGATGAAATTGCCAAAGAAAAGGGACTTTCTCTAAATACTATTGCCCTAGGTAAACAGGAAGTTTCGACTTGGACAAAATTAACGGCTGAGAAAAAGACGAATAGTTCAAAGGGCTATAATTTATCAGCGCAGGTATATGGAATTCATACTAGTCAAGGCAATTACGATATTTTGGCTTCATCCTTAGATGTTATCGATGCTGTAATTAATCCCCAGGAAAAATCACTTCTGGATAATCGTAATTTCCAAAATAGTGTGGCTGCTATTCCTCAAATAAATCAGGGATATGCTTATCTTGATTGGCAAGATAGTCGAGATATTCTCGAAAGTCAAATACCTATTCTCAAACTTGTAGAGGTGTTAGAAAAACCTTTCTTCCAAAATCTGCGATCGCTAACTATCAGTAGCTATGGTAATCAAGCAAATACCCTCAAAGGAGGAATTTTCTTACAACTAGATGGGTTGTGA
- a CDS encoding TMEM165/GDT1 family protein, which yields MLTAFTAGLLLITVSELGDKTFFIAVILSTQHPRRLVLPGVIAALAAMTILSVVLGQAVSLLPKVLIDYAEIVLFIAFGIKLIYDGSKMSQNSCETEVVEEAKEVIAKAEAQLKQKNAWAIFLEAFVLTFMAEWGDRTQFATIALAASNNVFGVTAGAILGHSICAIIAVSCGKLIAGRISERQLTLIGGGLFILFGIIAAVEMTV from the coding sequence GTGCTAACTGCTTTTACTGCGGGCTTATTATTAATCACCGTTTCGGAACTGGGTGACAAAACTTTCTTTATCGCTGTCATTTTATCAACACAACATCCCCGACGCTTGGTATTACCGGGAGTAATTGCCGCCTTAGCAGCGATGACAATATTGTCTGTGGTTTTAGGGCAAGCAGTATCCTTATTACCTAAAGTTTTAATTGACTATGCGGAAATAGTTTTATTTATTGCTTTTGGTATCAAGCTAATATATGACGGCAGTAAGATGTCTCAGAACAGTTGTGAGACGGAAGTTGTGGAAGAAGCGAAGGAAGTTATAGCCAAAGCAGAAGCGCAGTTAAAGCAAAAAAATGCCTGGGCAATTTTCTTAGAAGCCTTTGTTTTGACTTTCATGGCAGAGTGGGGCGATCGCACTCAATTTGCGACTATTGCTTTAGCTGCTAGTAATAACGTCTTCGGTGTAACTGCTGGGGCAATTTTAGGACATTCCATCTGTGCAATTATCGCCGTTAGTTGTGGTAAATTAATTGCCGGCAGAATTTCCGAGCGACAGCTAACTCTCATCGGTGGTGGTTTGTTTATCCTCTTTGGTATTATCGCCGCAGTGGAAATGACTGTTTAG
- a CDS encoding type I restriction endonuclease, whose translation MVPAIATQDVTLATLETKFALKLSTDEIFLTELTDLPSINEVEKEYLDRVKRNFLSLIKRPPVLEDAVKLVVLSPLLDLAGFYYEPFTITTEKSIEISIPEQEEIIRGRIDILVIQNQLWLLVVESKQANISLLPAIPQALSYMMANPDGEKPIFGLVTNGDDFQFIKLLKADKSTYALSDKFTLFRRENELYQVLSILRKLSVSSR comes from the coding sequence ATGGTTCCAGCGATCGCCACACAAGATGTCACCCTGGCAACTTTAGAGACAAAATTTGCTCTGAAGTTAAGTACTGATGAAATTTTCTTGACAGAATTAACAGATTTACCGTCAATTAACGAAGTTGAAAAGGAATATTTAGATAGGGTAAAACGTAATTTTCTCAGTCTGATTAAACGTCCACCCGTTTTAGAGGATGCTGTTAAATTAGTGGTATTATCTCCACTGTTAGATTTAGCTGGTTTCTATTATGAACCATTTACAATTACGACGGAAAAATCTATCGAAATTTCTATCCCTGAACAGGAGGAGATAATTCGTGGACGTATAGATATTTTAGTAATTCAAAACCAACTCTGGTTATTAGTTGTGGAGTCGAAGCAAGCAAATATCTCTCTTTTACCTGCGATTCCCCAAGCTTTAAGCTATATGATGGCAAACCCCGATGGGGAGAAACCTATATTTGGATTAGTGACAAATGGAGATGACTTTCAATTTATCAAACTTCTCAAAGCAGATAAGTCTACCTATGCTCTTTCAGATAAATTTACCTTATTTAGAAGAGAAAATGAGCTATATCAAGTATTAAGTATATTGAGAAAATTGAGTGTAAGTAGCAGGTAG
- a CDS encoding heterocyst differentiation related protein, which produces MSESMAFIGGVAVAGLAALLLLKGTGSPVQSNVAMPSIQMPTMSQMQPPTYTNPYQTQPLNPSPTAPTTDERIAMERTKMENEVLKKENEQLKSQIQQYQSQIQAYNYYQQQQQISNQQNLNSARLPQAANPWWNSNIIWLVGGVTLTVGGGIVVAGVLSLFSPKQRSTRTIQVIHPYNGSGGAIAPVRRAEFLPPRNEVRRVEEAEYDDNY; this is translated from the coding sequence ATGAGTGAAAGTATGGCGTTTATCGGTGGAGTTGCGGTAGCTGGATTAGCCGCTCTTCTATTACTTAAGGGTACGGGTAGCCCCGTACAATCGAATGTGGCTATGCCTTCGATTCAAATGCCGACTATGTCGCAAATGCAACCCCCAACCTATACTAATCCCTACCAAACTCAGCCCCTCAATCCATCTCCCACTGCTCCCACAACCGATGAGCGGATTGCTATGGAACGGACAAAGATGGAAAATGAGGTACTGAAAAAAGAAAATGAGCAACTGAAAAGCCAAATACAGCAGTATCAGTCCCAAATCCAAGCCTACAATTACTATCAGCAGCAGCAACAAATCAGTAATCAACAAAACTTGAATTCTGCACGGTTGCCCCAAGCTGCTAATCCCTGGTGGAACTCTAATATTATTTGGTTAGTGGGTGGTGTAACTCTCACTGTTGGTGGTGGTATTGTCGTGGCTGGAGTGTTATCTTTATTCTCTCCCAAGCAGCGTTCAACTCGAACCATCCAAGTGATTCATCCTTACAACGGTTCCGGTGGGGCGATCGCTCCTGTACGTAGAGCCGAATTTTTACCTCCTCGTAACGAAGTCAGGCGGGTAGAAGAAGCTGAATATGATGATAATTACTAG
- the trpA gene encoding tryptophan synthase subunit alpha has product MTRISDCFAALAQGNNCALIPFITAGDPDLQTTAQALEILDRQGADLIELGVPYSDPLADGPVIQAAATRALQRGTTLDQVLEMLGGVIPKLRSPIILFTYYNPILNRGIDKFLQQIAAIGVSGLVVPDLPLEEADNLLKPAAVLGIDVILLIAPTSSPERIKAIANSSQGFIYLVSVTGVTGMRSQMGTRVSDLLIEIRKVTDKPIGVGFGVSQPEQAQKIREWGADGVIVGSAFVNRLAEGSPDEGLQSIGEFCQSLKQAIATP; this is encoded by the coding sequence ATGACTCGAATATCTGATTGTTTTGCGGCTCTTGCCCAGGGAAACAACTGTGCTTTAATACCTTTTATTACAGCTGGGGATCCCGATTTACAGACTACTGCTCAAGCTTTAGAAATTTTGGATCGCCAGGGAGCGGATTTAATTGAGTTAGGTGTACCCTATTCTGACCCCCTAGCGGATGGTCCGGTAATTCAAGCAGCTGCAACTCGTGCTTTACAACGGGGAACCACCCTCGATCAAGTTTTAGAGATGCTGGGGGGGGTGATACCAAAGTTGCGATCGCCAATTATTCTGTTTACTTATTACAATCCGATTTTAAATCGTGGTATCGACAAGTTTCTCCAACAAATTGCCGCAATTGGGGTATCAGGTTTAGTTGTTCCTGATTTACCTCTAGAGGAAGCGGATAACTTGCTCAAACCCGCAGCTGTTTTGGGTATAGATGTGATATTGTTGATTGCTCCTACTAGTTCCCCTGAGAGAATCAAGGCGATCGCCAACTCTTCCCAAGGGTTTATCTATCTTGTCAGTGTTACCGGGGTGACAGGAATGCGCTCGCAAATGGGAACACGAGTATCAGATTTACTTATAGAGATTCGTAAGGTTACTGATAAGCCCATCGGTGTAGGTTTCGGAGTATCGCAACCAGAACAAGCTCAAAAAATTCGAGAATGGGGTGCAGATGGGGTGATTGTGGGTAGTGCTTTTGTGAATAGATTAGCTGAAGGTTCCCCAGATGAGGGGTTACAGTCCATCGGTGAATTTTGTCAAAGTCTCAAGCAGGCGATCGCCACTCCTTGA